From the genome of Haladaptatus caseinilyticus:
ACCTCTCGCTAGTCACACTTCCCGGGATGTTCTCTGCTTCTGGATTAGATACCGGTACTCGCCTCCTTATGAACTCAACCACGGTTAAAGACGGTGAACGTGTCTTAGATCTCTGTTGTGGCTACGGAGCACTTGGAGTGTACGCTGCTCAGTTTGCTGACTGTGAAGTTTGGCTGAGCGATGATAATAAAGTCGCTACGAACTGTGCAGAAGATAGTCTTCGAGCATCAGGTCTCAATGGGACTGTTGTTACTGCGAACTGTGTTGATGGGGTTGCTGGGTGGACATTCGACCGGATTCTCTGTAATCCACCAACCCATGCAGGGGAGGGTGTACTCGATGAACTATTTAGCGGTGCACATAGTGTGCTTGCTTCAGATGGAACACTTAGCATAGTGCACCATCGAAGTCTCGATCTTCACACGAATCTCACTCATTACAACAGTGTTGAAAGACACTGTATTGGAGAAGAACATGTTGTTCTCGATGTGAAACCCTAGTAGGAACTCGGAGCATATTTCACCTTATTTCGTTGCATTGTTCCGCGAATATGAACACCACCGGGAACTCTCGAAATTGGCTACTACCACCTAAAATCATAACCAGTAGTAGACTTCCCTCGGATATCCTCGTGTCAATTACTGCGAATTTCGTGATACACGTATAGCGTGCTAACTGTCGTTGACTTCGAGGATTGAATTCGGCTGCTCCGAACAATTCTGGGGAAAGTAGTCTGTGTTCTGGGATTTCGACCCGTTTTAAGATGCGTGATTGGTTCTATAACCGAAGTAGAACGTGCGACGGCAGCGAGGTCGATTTCTTGAATTCGTCCGATTTAGCGGATTCACTTCCTGTGGGCAGTATAAGCGGCAGTGGAATTGAGCGGGTTATCGTCCTCGAGAAAGTGTAGAATTTCTGCTCTCTTGCGACGAGCTTGCGCTGACGTTAGTATTCTATACTAACACTGAGTAACTCCATCTTCACCTACTCTTTTGGGTCTGTCTATTCGATGCAAAATTAGAGTACCTGTGAGTAGCTCATCCTCACTCAAACGCCACTCATAGCCCGAAACGACCTGAATCCAATGAGGCCACCACTCCTTTCCATCGACTAGAACACAGTCTTTCACTCGATTTCCACGGTATCAAGCGTAGTCAGATACTCGGGAAGCCGCCGTGCAGCTGGCGTTGTCGTCAGTGCAACCATCCCCAACTCCTTTCGATAGGTAATGAGGTTGCTTGCGTCGAGCCGGGGAAGATGCTTATGAACGAGGACGGTTTGTGCTCGCCGGAATTCCCGACCGGACACTTCGGGAGGGACTCGACCCTCTTCGTCTCCCATGACCACGAGTGTGAGAGACGTTAGTGCACATGCATCGTCAGCATCGACTACTCCCGAGAGAATGGTCCGCCGCTGCGGATGTCCAAGCGCACCAAAAAGCCGATTTTGGACTGACTTCGAATCCTCGCGTGCATGCACAAGCAGATTCGTCAGCCGTGGGTCTGGACGATACTGTATTTGAGACGTTTCATCTTCGTGGTCAAGAACACCAACATCAAGGAGCTTTGGCAAGAGCAGATGACGTAACTGAATGCTCACATCCTCCCGGTTGTACGGCAATTCCGAAACGAGTACTTCGACTACTGTCGACTGTTCAAGCGTTGATTCACTTGATCGGTCAAATGCTCGCAAGACAGCTCGTACTCGTGGATCTGCAAGGAGTGTACATAGTGATTCGACAGGGAAGGACGTTACTGGACAAGTGCCAGTCGGTGGTTTCGTTGGTGGTGCACCGTCGTCTGGGCCGTTGGAGTGGCGATGGGTATCTGACATGCATTCCTCCAGTCTCCGTGTGACAAGGACAGCCGTGCAACCGCGTGGAGCTGTGCACGCGGACATGCGTCACGTTTTAACCGGATCACATGTTGTCCGTTCCCTCTGTAGGAATTGAACGCAGTGGTGTGTCCCGTACCATAACAGAGGTGTAGAATCAGTATATAACCTATGGGTACTATTTGAGAGCTGTTTTAGCAAGCAATTCCTCGCTCGTGAAAGATACCGAATCGCTTGATTTCGTTGGTTTTAGCCCGAACCGTACAGGAATACGATAACGAAAGTACCCAAAGGAGCTATGTATAGAGGGATAGTGAGAGCGATAGAGTACTCGAGGTGAATGCTCGACTACTACACGACCCGTATTGGTATTCAACCTCTTGTCCTCTGGAGAACCTAATGTCACACGCGCCTGATTCACCATCCGTTTCCACGCCACCCTCACAGTCGTCTGCGAATCCACCGCTCAGTCTCACAATCACAGAGGCAATCATCGCTCACACAGATACACCACGCGAGGAATTGCCTCCTCTGTATACTGTAATCGACCCTGATTCCCTCGAAAACCTGTTTGCAAACACGATGAATGGAGCATCGCGAACCACCGGCAACGTGGTGTTTCAGTACGCCGGGTGCACTGTGACGGTCCGTGCGGATCGCACAGTAGTGGTTGAATCGTCACCCGACAATTAAGACACCGTCCCATTCGTTCGGTGTCGTGCCTAACTCAGTCAGACATCTCGTTTCAGGATACGGCCAGTCGATATTTCCGATTAGCACTCGTCACCAGCCACCACATGTCTCGCGTGTATCGACTCATACTACCCGCTGAGGAGGTCAATCTCGTGTACCCTCAGCTCCAAGAGTCGGACGCGTTTCTCGAATTTGCCACCCTTGGGACTCCCAATACCGGCTTACTCCCGCAATTCTGGGCGTATGGTACTGATCGCGACCAACTTGCCGAGCAGCTCAGCACGACTCCAGCACTCCGATCGATCTCCAAACAGGTCGCGTGTACCGATCGCGTGCGCTATGACGTGAAGTGGAACAATAGTGCAGGGGCAATCGTTGATCTTGAATGTCTCAGAACCCTCCTTCGTGACCTCGAAGCCACCGTTCTGTTTGGCCGGATCACCCCTGCTGAATGGGTTATTGTCTGCCAGTTTCCAACCCAGGAAGCTGTGATCCACTGCTACAATAAGTGTGAGTATCCCGACTCTCAACTCTCCCAATATACTAATCTTGATCTCAAAGAGCATTATCCTGAGAACCAGTAGTGAGAAACCCTGGTTTAATTCATTTCAACGACTATTTTCCAACTCATGACATTTTTGAATATGAGTATTCACTGTCTCAGAACCTCGTGAGAGCTTTATCGTTCGTGCTCTGCAGCGAATGCCACAACTGCCCCAAGACGATGCCCATCACGATAGCGAACGGTTTCACTTCGCGAATCGAATTCAATTACCCCGTGATCAGCGAGTTTGGGAAGATGCCGATGGACGAGTCCTACTCGGGCCCGCTCTGGTGCATTCACGACACTGGTCTCGGCATGCACGCATTCCACTAGCTCGTCGACCGAAGCAACATCCTGGCCGGACTCGCGCAAATAATAGATTACCTGCCGTCGCATCGGGTTCGCAAGAAGTTCAAATGCCGTTCCGAGTGCAAGGGTCGGTGCATGATAGTTATCGGAGTTAGGCATTCTTTTGTTCGTCTCATTGACGCTTCGGTAAGTGTTTTGTCTTTCAATGCTCCTCGTTTTCCCTACTAGATGTTCTAATAGCGACCCACTTCAAGATTGTCTAATGTTATCATGGAGCAATGAGTTTGAGAAAATGGATCGCTTGTTGCTGACGTAATGAGCAGATTAGGTTTCGTCCACCTTGGAAGTCCCTTCGTCGCCATCTCGTACGTGGATATAAATTCCTTCATCGCCCCAAATTGTCACATCATAGTCTTCAACCGTAAATGCAACCGTGATCGTCGCGTTCGCATCTGCTTGAAATAATGAGTTGAGTGCATCGGGGTCAATGTGGTCATAGAGGGTGAACTCGGCGTCAATGAGTGGTGTTTCGTGCGTTTCTTCCAGCGCACTCAAAACAGCCTGACTCAGTGAGCGGTCTTCATGTGGATAATACAGCTCTGTTTCGTCTGTTTCTCCCATGGTCTCTTCCTCGCACCTCCCTTGAGGTTGATGGGTATAACTCCTCTGGCCCTTCGTTTGAAATTACTCGAAGACGAGTACTGTTTGCTCAAGAGCCCCGGATTAGAGTCACAATCAATCGAGTGGGTCGCTCCGTTTGGAATCATCAATGCTGGTATTGAGAGTTGTGCATGAATATGCAGGCAGAATTACTTTACATTCACTCATCTCAATTGAGAGCAAACTCGTTCAGCACCACCGATAAGTGAGATGGATGTTGGCGTGCAGTTCGAAATTCACGAGAAAGTTCGTATAATGACGTTTCGACGTATTCCTGATGGTGGATCACGAAACAGCGACTCAGAAAGCTCACTCAGCGTTGTAGTCGTCAATGCAATTGCCGAACACGATGGACGGGCAATCCAAGAGAGCGAGCCGCTATTCGAATACATCAATCCTGATGCCCTTGATGCCTTGTTCGCTCCCACATGGAGAGGAACTCCACGACAAGGGTCGGTGAGCTTTCGATACGACTCCTACTGGGTGACAGTCAACAGTGACCGAAACGTCACTGTCAAACCGCTCGATGAGCTCGAAGAGTGAAAATATTCTACTGCTGTTTGCACTAGCCGAGTGGGTCGGTGGCGGAGGGAGAAAGTGAGACAGCGGTGAACAGACAGCGCCTTAAAGCAGTCATCAGTTCACAGAGCCCTCTCACGTGCTAGAAACATAGGTTACATGCTCACTCCGATGCTCAGGTCGTGCCTGCCGATCGTCGACGTTATCTATCGCTCAGAAACGGTGATCGTCCGGTCGGGATGGATGGTTACCCACTTGTCTGCGTACTCAAAGCTTACTTCTGGCGAGCCATGCTGATACAGATCCTCGAGTGCATCAGGGTCGATAGCTTCATAGAGCAGTGTCGAGGGTTTCGTGCCGTTAGCTTCGGTCACAGCCGTGAGAACAGCAGCAGTGATCGACTCGGTGTCTGTTGGTGACGCGTGGAGGGATGGCTCTGGGTGTGAAGGTGACGTGTTTGGCATATCCTCTGTGAGTGGATGCCAGGAATATAATTTTTAGGTGGCTCGTGTTACCGTGGACCATGATCTGCATGGATGATTTGCCATCTCAGTATGCCTGTGGTAAGCCACTATCTGTCGCTCTGGGTCATTTTGTTAGGGGAGAATCAGATGTACCAAAATCACAAACCGTCGGAATCTGGCTGATTCCCATACTCAGCGGGTTCAGACACCGTGATCCACCCATCACTGGCCACCTCAACGTGATACTGATTATATCGGAAGGAAACACTCCCCTCGCTATCACGAGTATGCCCGGCGACCTTCGGCCCGAAGAAGCCGTCTTCGATCGCAGCAATATCCACGCACTCGTATAACGGGGGATCCTTGAGATCCACTGGCGCAACATCTGCGGCATCCGCAATCGCGAAGATGATTTCGGTGGTGAGATCGCGGTGACTCTCCCGTTCGTAGCGAGCCTGTGTTACAAACGTCATGTCGGGATCATCGGGTTCGTTTCCGTCCTGTGCAAGTTTGGTGCCATCATCAGTGTGGTCATTACTTGAGGTCACCTGTCGTCCTCCGTGTGAACGTGTCCTATCGTACTGTCGAGCCCGAGGCAGTGATACCTCTTTGGGCAGCCATGGGTTACCGAGAGTCCTCGTGGTCGTACTCGCTGCGAGCATGCGTTTCTTGCCGATTGTCGAGACTGCCACCGGCACCCTCCAACGCCGTTAACACCTGGATCGCATGTGGACCGGGGGTAATCGTCTCAGTCTCGTCATCATACTCGATCACGTCCAGATCGACGAGTTTCGGAACGTGGGAGTGATAGAGTGACGTATATATCTCGTGGCGCGTGAGCGTCGCGATGTTCGCCTCTACGGTGTCGGTCTCCCATGCTGCAAGTTTGGTCGCAAGGTCATCAAGCGACCATTCAGTCTCTTCGGCGAGAGTGTAGACGAGATAGCGTCGTCGTGGATGTGCAATCGCCTCGAAGACGGGTTGTAACTCGAGGATGGTCTCCGAAACATCGATGTCGAGATCGCGCTCGGCGACGCTCTCTTCGTCGGTCCGGCCAGGGTCTCTCTCCCATTCGTCGGGAGGTAACTCGTCTCCCGCCATAGCCGGCCTAGAGGCGTGAAACCTATTAAAAACTCGGTGTAGAGTGTATTTCTCGACCATATTGGACAGATACGTACTTCGTCGCCGTATCATACTATCTATGGGTACTGGTATGTTCCAAACGCGACCATTTGGAGTCACCTAGTAATGACCAGCGGTGCTGTCCTTCTGTCGGTAGCAGAAGTACCCATGTCTGCTTAGTGCACCAACCAGCAGTGAATGTTCAATATAGAATGTTCGTCGACTGAGGGTGGTTAGACTGATGTCGAGGTGGTGTTCCAGAGCCCGTAGCCGCGTTGTTTGGCCTGCTGCTGTTTGCGCATGAACTTTTGGCGTTTGCTAAACTGGCCGTCTAGAATACGAGCATAGCCGATACGGACCAAATCAGTATTGAACATGAAATTCCCGATGTAGACGTACGCTTGCATGCGACCGTTATCTGTTGCATTCACCTGTGGATCAGAGACAACTGTCACGACTTGGTGATCCATTTGGGACTTCGTATAGCGGACTGCCTTCTTGTGGATTGGACTGCTCTCAGGGACGCTCACACCGATCAAATCGATGGTCCGATTCTTCCCATCGTATTTGATCGTGAGCGTCGTCGGATCGATGACTTTGGTCACACGCGCTTGGAAGCGCTCGCTATCCTCTGGTGTATCAATATTCGCGGTCGTTGGTTGCCGTAGAAACGTCGTCTGCGTTCGTGGCTGTGTCTGGGTTTCCGTGATTGTCGTGGTCGCTGTTGTTGGATCAGCTGGTGCTGTGGTCGAGCTAACGATTGAGGTCGTCTGTGTTTCTATTCCCGTCGTCGTTGTTGCGGCGTCGCTACTACCACCGAATCCAAGCCCACCGAGACAGCCTGCGAGAACGATAATCAGGACAAGTCCGAAAAGAGGGAGAGATCGCTGCATACTGGAGATGATTGCTCTGTTTAGTTCAACATTGGGGGTGCCGAATGATGACCGACGGCGAACGGAAACAGATCAAGTTGCCTTGCCCGAATACTCGTTGCCGAGCGAATAACCGCTCCTCGTGACCACTGGACAGCCGGCCGGCAGAAACCAGACGGGGTGCCCACCCAGCTGCAACACAGCAGTTTTCATCTGCTTTTCCACCGGCTAGACAGTCAGTTGGTGTTCTTCTAACCGTCCTCCTGGTAACACACCGGATTTCCTTTGCTTTGAATCGGATAGACAGTCAACCCTGCTCCTGACAATCCCGCTAGTGAGACACCAGAGTTCCGCTGTAAACAGCACCCGCTCGACAGTCCTCCCGTCACTAAACCTAACACTCTCCTGCTGGTACGCAGAGGACAGTCCACCGGCCTCTAACCGGCTCATTTCTCCTGTGCTGTTCATCCTGGACAGTCCCTACAGCGGGACACCGCCGATGTCCGGGCTGTGCTGGTCGCCAAATCTGACAGTCCATCTGAAGTGATCGGCGGACACGGTGATCTGTCGTTGGTGGATAGTCCTCTGTGCTAATCTTCTCCCGTTGGCGTGGGTCGCTTCATTGAAACTGCGGTGTCCCGCAGGAGACGGCACCCCACTGATGTGCTTAGGGTGGCACCCAAGTGATACAGGCACACCGGCACCTCAGTCGGTGCGTGCTCTTGTTAGCACCCGGATCTGCGTGAAGACTGTGGGCACCCAATCAGTATCCACTGGCACCCCTCTAACGTCGCTCATCGGATTTTGTCGTCCTGTCCAGGTATGGTGGACTGTCAAACCTCGTCGCTCTTACTGACTGTCCTGTGCTGTCTCATAGCCTTGGTGTCTCGTACGTCATCACTCAGTGTTGAGGGTGGATCGCTCCTCGAGGTTCTCTCGCTCTGGTGGCTGTCGTCCTCTCGCAACGCTGCACGTCCTTCCCGTCGGTACTGCCGGCTAGCTTCTCGTCGTCCTGGTCATTCCGTGTTTTCAGCCACCTTTCTCGCTCCCCCTTCACTGTCTGTAGCTGTCTCGCTCTCATTGACTATCCACTGTTCTCTGGGTAGCTGTCTCTGCACCTTCGGTACGCTAGATCGGTCACTATTTCGGCCTTCTATTTGCACTTCCGGACTGTCCCATCTCGCGTTATTCTGTGTTCTGTGGCTACTGTTTTTGCATGATGGGACTGTCCCCCTAGTCTTGCACTGGCCTCTCTCGTTGTCTCGCCTTGGTGGACTGTCTTCCAGCCCTCACACCAGTTGTGCAGAAATCTCGCTTTCGGGGGGACTGTCCCCCACACCATGTTTCATTTGTTCTCCGCTTCCATTTCGGGCGGGCACTTTCATCTATATCTCAGAAATTTGACTGTCGCCATATTCGTGGAATTAGTGACTGTCGGCCCTGTTGCTTCGCCCCATTGTGTCACAGTCTTTAATACAGTCATGGGTGCCCTCTCTATCAGTCTCACGCAGTGGGGGTGCCCTCCTCGCTATGCTCATCTGGGGTGCCCATGTCTCGTCGCTGAGTTCATTCTCAGTCTCTCTTCAGTTGTGGGTTTCGTTGGTCGCTCTTCGTTTGTTTTCTAGTGTGTTTTTGCAGGGATATTGCCATGGTTTTCGTTCTCTTTTTTCTTACACGTTGTTT
Proteins encoded in this window:
- a CDS encoding DUF7344 domain-containing protein, with translation MSIQLRHLLLPKLLDVGVLDHEDETSQIQYRPDPRLTNLLVHAREDSKSVQNRLFGALGHPQRRTILSGVVDADDACALTSLTLVVMGDEEGRVPPEVSGREFRRAQTVLVHKHLPRLDASNLITYRKELGMVALTTTPAARRLPEYLTTLDTVEIE
- a CDS encoding HalOD1 output domain-containing protein, with the translated sequence MSHAPDSPSVSTPPSQSSANPPLSLTITEAIIAHTDTPREELPPLYTVIDPDSLENLFANTMNGASRTTGNVVFQYAGCTVTVRADRTVVVESSPDN
- a CDS encoding DUF7344 domain-containing protein — its product is MPNSDNYHAPTLALGTAFELLANPMRRQVIYYLRESGQDVASVDELVECVHAETSVVNAPERARVGLVHRHLPKLADHGVIEFDSRSETVRYRDGHRLGAVVAFAAEHER
- a CDS encoding HalOD1 output domain-containing protein, with the translated sequence MGETDETELYYPHEDRSLSQAVLSALEETHETPLIDAEFTLYDHIDPDALNSLFQADANATITVAFTVEDYDVTIWGDEGIYIHVRDGDEGTSKVDET
- a CDS encoding HalOD1 output domain-containing protein, with product MTFRRIPDGGSRNSDSESSLSVVVVNAIAEHDGRAIQESEPLFEYINPDALDALFAPTWRGTPRQGSVSFRYDSYWVTVNSDRNVTVKPLDELEE
- a CDS encoding HalOD1 output domain-containing protein yields the protein MPNTSPSHPEPSLHASPTDTESITAAVLTAVTEANGTKPSTLLYEAIDPDALEDLYQHGSPEVSFEYADKWVTIHPDRTITVSER
- a CDS encoding HalOD1 output domain-containing protein: MTSSNDHTDDGTKLAQDGNEPDDPDMTFVTQARYERESHRDLTTEIIFAIADAADVAPVDLKDPPLYECVDIAAIEDGFFGPKVAGHTRDSEGSVSFRYNQYHVEVASDGWITVSEPAEYGNQPDSDGL
- a CDS encoding DUF7344 domain-containing protein, with product MAGDELPPDEWERDPGRTDEESVAERDLDIDVSETILELQPVFEAIAHPRRRYLVYTLAEETEWSLDDLATKLAAWETDTVEANIATLTRHEIYTSLYHSHVPKLVDLDVIEYDDETETITPGPHAIQVLTALEGAGGSLDNRQETHARSEYDHEDSR
- a CDS encoding thermonuclease family protein, whose product is MQRSLPLFGLVLIIVLAGCLGGLGFGGSSDAATTTTGIETQTTSIVSSTTAPADPTTATTTITETQTQPRTQTTFLRQPTTANIDTPEDSERFQARVTKVIDPTTLTIKYDGKNRTIDLIGVSVPESSPIHKKAVRYTKSQMDHQVVTVVSDPQVNATDNGRMQAYVYIGNFMFNTDLVRIGYARILDGQFSKRQKFMRKQQQAKQRGYGLWNTTSTSV